A single region of the Salmo salar chromosome ssa16, Ssal_v3.1, whole genome shotgun sequence genome encodes:
- the LOC106573669 gene encoding beta-2-syntrophin, with protein sequence MAVWTRADKNGQLYLLLRDRWIRVAAELTRETFTLTAETEISGHGNNLDYTNSAGLRNGMSNGNDPGLASGNSNRGQTSNPEQHPNHGALGRSGSPARGGINRGHYDGFNSPSSGKYNRDNGTNSDFGSPGSSYGSPGSSFSSRHGETSINLESGASEAVRKVRVVKQESGGLGISIKGGRENRMPILISKIFPGLAADQSRALRVGDAILSVNGNDLREATHDLAVQALKKAGKEVTLEVKYIREVSPLFKKPSLVADLPWDGVHPQSPNFSGSEDSGSPKHSGAKDRKVILLKMCFISRNLTMPDLENRLLELHSPDGQHTVVMRCKDGPSAHSWFTAIHTNIAALLPQTLAHINSYLGSSTTGSHPQLKHISWLAEQVQLDGGRHQFRPMVMALTEKDILLFESVPWSREAWSTPMLTHPLLATRLVHSGSARSSPAQGADLVFATRTGTGRGIESHVFRVETHWDLSSWTRALVQGAHAAAELIKEVSIGCMLNRQDVRLILHYEKGFTVTREPGESAGGAVLFRYPFEKLKMSADDGIRNLYLDFGGPEGEMVFDLHSGPKPMVFVLHSFLSAKLTRLGLLT encoded by the exons ATGGCTGTCTGGACACGAGCAGACAAAAATGGTCAATTATACCTTTTGCTCCGGGACCGCTGGATTCGGGTAGCGGCCGAATTGACCCGCGAGACTTTCACATTAACGGCCGAAACAGAGATAAGCGGACACGGGAACAACTTGGATTACACCAATTCAGCGGGCCTGCGGAATGGAATGTCTAACGGAAACGACCCGGGTTTAGCGTCGGGAAATTCGAACCGTGGTCAAACCTCAAACCCAGAGCAACATCCGAACCATGGTGCGCTAGGACGAAGCGGTAGCCCAGCGCGCGGGGGCATCAACCGGGGTCACTACGACGGTTTTAATAGCCCCAGCTCTGGCAAGTATAATCGTGATAACGGTACGAACTCTGATTTTGGCAGCCCGGGGTCCAGTTACGGTAGTCCTGGATCTAGCTTCAGTTCCAGGCATGGCGAAACTTCCATCAATTTAGAATCCGGCGCATCAGAAGCTGTGCGTAAAGTTCGAGTTGTAAAACAAGAGTCTGGCGGGTTGGGGATCAGTATCAAGGGGGGTCGGGAAAACCGAATGCCCATCCTCATATCCAAGATCTTCCCCGGACTTGCAGCTGATCAGAGTCGGGCTCTTCGGGTCGGCGACGCGATCCTGTCAGTCAATGGAAATGACCTCAGGGAGGCTACGCATGATCTGGCGGTGCAGGCTCTAAAAAAGGCCGGGAAAGAGGTTACGCTTGAGG TTAAATATATCAGAGAAGTTTCCCCActgtttaagaagccctccttGGTGGCAGACCTGCCGTGGGATGGAGTGCATCCTCAGTCCCCCAACTTCAGTGGCAGTGAGGACTCTGGGTCCCCCAAACACAGTGGGGCCAAGGACAGGAAAGTCATCCTCCTCAAAATGTGCTTTATCAGCAGGAACTTGACTATGCCTGACCTGGAGAACAG GCTCTTGGAGCTGCACTCTCCTGATGGCCAGCATACGGTAGTGATGCGCTGTAAGGATGGCCCCAGCGCCCACTCCTGGTTCACAGCCATCCACACCAACATTGCTGCCCTGCTGCCCCAGACCCTGGCCCACATCAACTCCTACCTGGGTTCCAGCACCACTGGGTCACACCCCCAACTCAAACACATCAGCTGGCTGGCAGAACAG GTCCAGCTGGATGGTGGGCGGCACCAGTTCCGACCAATGGTCATGGCACTGAcagagaaggatatcctgctgtTTGAATCAGTGCCATGGAGCCGCGAAGCCTGGTCCACACCCATGCTCACACACCCACTACTTGCCACAAG ACTGGTGCACTCTGGCAGTGCCCGCAGTTCCCCGGCGCAGGGAGCAGACCTGGTGTTTGCCACTCGGACGGGTACAGGGCGGGGCATCGAGTCCCATGTGTTCCGggtggagacacactgggacctGTCCTCGTGGACCCGGGCCCTGGTGCAGGGGGCACATGCTGCTGCAGAACTCATTAAGGAGGTCTCcattg GTTGCATGCTGAACAGGCAGGACGTTCGCCTCATACTGCACTATGAGAAGGGCTTCACTGTGACCCGGGAGCCAGGAGAGTCTGCAGGGGGTGCTGTGCTCTTCAGATACCCCTTCGAGAAGCTCAAGATGTCTGCAGACGACGGGATCCGCAACCTCTATCTGGACTTTGGAGGTCCAGAGGGTGAAATG GTGTTTGACCTGCACTCTGGCCCCAAGCccatggtgtttgttcttcattcCTTCCTGTCTGCCAAACTGACTCGTCTGGGCCTGCTGACGTGA
- the LOC106573665 gene encoding protein spire homolog 2, whose amino-acid sequence MARSTNRSAKDGDSRVCAPTDRAEARDLSDPRELSLEEVLKSYEQPINEEQAWAVCYQCCSGLRMPRPATVTGGVSRVKDPSSILLLRDGMVSLQQQPCNNHDTDGPPLPPIAERQLVQSLGVAIYQALDWGLDDSEERELSPQLERLIERMAGGDHSMGADCGGGNGITDEGYSGQEEEEEEGEEGSMRPVGTLRQVMTLCASRLANPALAPEHYQAVCRALFVETLELQTFLTKIRDTKKMLKKIKTEDPQEDRAEIDALKHTDWTRLWVQLMKELRQGVKLKKVQDQEFDPLPTEFSLTPFEMLMQDIRTRKFQLRKVMVDGDIPTRVKRNAHELILDFIRSRPPLKPASERSLPPPPQEKQSLHERVLAEIKQERKLKPVDPPSSKRSFGSLPCLAHTCPCDFKSTSCIDLSGSEPGSRPPSRLRVLLKAPTLQEMEEMNMLEDEESPDSGELCRAESFPTSMKRDRSFSEHDLAELRGEMLPSLSDCTHLEGAVMRRSERPWLHVLSGAGPPSTHRASLPVPGWVPPSPARLSLSSVNETTEGAETGSSSRNGNKHQWMEEFSHPVESLALTVDEVINVRRVLVKAEMEKYLQNKELYYNLRRGKVCCCCRIKFPLFSWPSTCLLCKRSVCGFCSAKMKIPSKKMAHIPVYTVGFHSSPKSHGRKSEVYKSLCTLSRRSVEEEFPHLYTSGCSLRDVCADCTKFVADVISSSRRSLDILNNTPKRESAMPKPQPQPHTSPQPPTLKRKDK is encoded by the exons ATGGCCAGATCAACAAACAGAAGCGCCAAGGATGGAGATTCAAGGGTGTGCGCTCCCACGGACCGAGCAGAGGCTCGGGACCTGAGCGACCCCAGGGAACTGTCTCTTGAAGAAGTGTTGAAATCCTACGAGCAGCCCATTAACGAGGAGCAGGCTTGGGCTGTGTGTTATCAATGCTGCAGCGGGCTGAGGATGCCGCGCCCGGCCACTGTGACAGGTGGAGTTTCCCGGGTGAAGGACCCGTCCTCTATACTCTTACTCAGAGATGGGATGGTTTCCCTACAACAACAGCCCTGCAACAACC ATGACACAGACGGACCTCCCCTCCCACCTATCGCAGAGCGCCAG CTGGTCCAGTCTCTGGGCGTGGCCATCTACCAGGCCCTGGACTGGGGTCTGGATGACAGTGAGGAGCGGGAGCTGAGTCCTCAGCTGGAGCGGCTCATTGAGCGCATGGCAGGGGGAGATCACAGCATGGGGGCTGACTGTGGTGGTGGCAACGGAATTACAGATGAGGGCTACAGtggtcaggaggaggaggaagaggagggagaagaggggtctATGAGGCCAGTGGGTACATTACGCCAGGTGATGACACTTTGCGCTTCCAGACTGGCCAACCCTGCACTTGCCCCTGAGCACTACCAGGCCGTGTGCCGAGCCTTGTTTGTTGAGACTCTGGAGCTACAAACTTTCCTGACCAAAATCCGAGATACCAAGAAG ATGTTGAAGAAGATCAAGACAGAGGATCCTCAGGAAGATAGAGCTGAGATTGATGCACttaaacacacagactgg actcGTCTCTGGGTCCAGTTGATGAAGGAGCTGAGACAGGGGGTGAAGCTGAAGAAGGTGCAGGACCAGGAGTTTGACCCACTGCCCACTGAGTTCAGCCTCACACCCTTTGAGATGCTCATGCAGGACATCCGCACCCGCAAGTTCCAGCTGCGGAAAGTTATG GTGGATGGTGACATCCCTACGCGGGTGAAGAGAAATGCCCATGAGCTTATTTTGGACTTCATCAGGTCTCGCCCTCCACTCAAACCA GCGTCAGAGCGAAGCCTGCCCCCCCCTCCTCAGGAGAAGCAGTCCCTCCATGAACGTGTCTTGGCTGAAATCAAACAAGAGCGCAAACTGAAACCTGTGGACCCACCCAGCTCCAAAAGAT CGTTTGGCTCCCTGCCCTGTCTGGCACACACTTGCCCGTGTGATTTCAAATCTACTTCCTGCATTGACCTGTCAGGCTCAGAGCCAGGGTCCCGCCCCCCTTCTCGTCTTCGTGTTCTGCTCAAAGCCCCTACTCTtcaagagatggaggagatgaacATGTTGGAG GATGAGGAGTCTCCAGACAGTGGGGAGCTCTGCCGTGCTGAGAGTTTTCCCACATCTATGAAACGGGACCGCTCCTTCTCAGAACACGACCTGGCTGAGCTCAGGGGGGAGATGCTCCCCTCACTGTCCGACTGCACCCATCTGGAAGGGGCCGTGATGCGGAGGAGTGAGAGACCATGGTTACACGTGCTCTCAGGGGCTGGGCCACCCTCCACGCACAGAG CCTCTCTTCCTGTGCCAGGCTGGGTGCCACCCTCCCctgcccgtctctctctcagctcagtGAATGAGACCACAGAGGGAGCTGAGACCGGCTCCAGTTCTCGGAATGGCAATAAACACCAGTGGATG GAGGAATTCAGTCACCCAGTGGAGAGTCTTGCCTTAACAGTGGATGAGGTCATCAATGTGCGTCGTGTGCTGGTGAAAGCAGAGATGGAGAAGTACCTACAGAACAAGGAACTGTATTACAATCTGAGGAGAGGCAAG GTGTGCTGTTGCTGCAGAATTAAGTTCCCCCTCTTTTCCTGGCCATCCACCTGCCTGCTCTGTAAAAG GTCTGTCTGTGGATTCTGCAGTGCAAAG ATGAAGATTCCTTCCAAGAAGATGGCCCACATCCCAGTCTACACTGTGGGCTTTCACAGCAGCCCAAAGAGCCATGGTCGCAAGAGTGAGGTCTACAA ATCTCTGTGTACTCTCTCCCGCCGGTCTGTGGAGGAGGAGTTCCCCCACCTGTACACCAGTGGCTGCAGCCTGCGGGATGTTTGTGCGGACTGCACCAAGTTTGTGGCTGATGTCATCTCGTCCAGCCGCCGGAGCCTGGACATCCTCAACAACACTCCCAAGAGGGAGAGTGCTATGCCCAAACCACAACCCCAGCCTCACACATCACCACAGCCACCCACCTTGAAGAGAAAAGACAAGTGA
- the vps4a gene encoding vacuolar protein sorting-associated protein 4A: MTTSTLQKAIDLVTKATEEDKNKNYEEALRLYQHAVEYFLHAIKYEAHSDKAKESIRGKCMQYLDRAEKLKDFLKNKEKTGKKPVKEAQSNDKSDSDSEGENPERKKLQEQLMGAIVMEKPNVRWNDVAGLEGAKEALKEAVILPIKFPHLFTGKRTPWRGILLFGPPGTGKSYLAKAVATEANNSTFFSVSSSDLMSKWLGESEKLVKNLFDLARQHKPSIIFIDEVDSLCGSRNENESEAARRIKTEFLVQMQGVGNNNDGILTLGATNIPWVLDAAIRRRFEKRIYIPLPEEPARSQMFRLHLGNTPHSLSDADLRQLAKKTEGYSGADISVIVRDALMQPVRKVQSATHFKKVRGPSRANSQLMVDDLLTPCSPGDPAAIELTWMDVPSDKLLEPIVCMSDMLRSLSTTRPTVNSEDLFKVRKFTEDFGQEG; encoded by the exons ATGACAACGTCAACATTACAG AAAGCGATTGATCTTGTGACCAAAGCCACAGAGGAGGACAAGAACAAGAACTATGAGGAAGCCTTGCGCCTTTACCAGCATGCAGTGGAGTACTTCCTGCATGCTATCAAGT ATGAGGCACACAGTGACAAGGCAAAGGAGAGCATACGTGGGAAGTGTATGCAGTACCTAGACCGGGCCGAGAAACTCAAAGATTTCttgaaaaacaaagaaaaaacagggaaGAAGCCTGTCAAGGAAGCACAGAGTAATGATAA GAGTGACAGTGACAGCGAGGGTGAAAACCCAGAGAGAAAGAAACTGCAGGAGCAACTGatgg GTGCCATTGTAATGGAAAAGCCCAATGTCCGGTGGAACGATGTAGCTGGGCTGGAGGGAGCTAAGGAGGCCCTGAAGGAAGCTGTAATCCTGCCCATTAAATTCCCTCACCTCTTCACAG GCAAACGCACTCCATGGAGAGGGATTCTTCTCTTTGGACCCCCTGGGACTGGAAAGTCTTACCTGGCCAAAGCAGTAGCCACAGAAGCCAACAACTCCACCTTCTTCTCTGTGTCATCATCAGACCTCATGTCCAAGTGGCTTGGAGAGAGTGAGAA aCTGGTGAAGAACCTGTTTGATCTTGCCCGCCAGCACAAGCCCTCCATCATCTTTATTGACGAGGTGGACTCGCTCTGTGGCTCCAGGAATGAGAATGAGAGTGAGGCAGCCCGGCGGATTAAGACCGAGTTCCTGGTACAGATGCAAG GTGTGGGCAACAACAACGATGGAATCCTCACCCTTGGAGCCACTAACATTCCCTGGGTTCTGGATGCTGCCATCCGTAGAAG GTTTGAGAAGCGTATCTACATCCCTCTCCCAGAGGAGCCCGCCAGGTCCCAGATGTTCCGGCTGCACCTGGGCAACACACCCCACAGCCTGAGTGACGCAGACCTTCGTCAGCTCGCCAAAAAGACAGAAGGCTACTCCGGGGCTGATATCAGCGTCATTGTACGAGATGCCCTCATGCAGCCTGTCAGGAAAGTGCAGTCAGCCACACACTTCAAAAAG GTGCGAGGGCCATCCCGTGCCAACAGTCAATTGATGGTGGATGACCTTCTGACCCCGTGTTCGCCTGGGGACCCAGCTGCCATAGAATTAACCTGGATGGATGTGCCTAGCGACAAGCTGCTGGAACCCATCGTCTGCATG